In Thalassoglobus sp. JC818, a single window of DNA contains:
- the ppk1 gene encoding polyphosphate kinase 1: protein MSETKFFDRELSWLEFNQRVLNEALNDEVPLFERLKFLAITSSNLDEFFRVRVGALTTLIESKSTSVAPSGLSPHQQLAAVRERVDQIIRDQYDCFLNELVPALHDAGVQGVKDELLNSEQEDHLRQIFDREVLSVLTPMAVGRGNPFPLLANQMMAMCVRLAPIETPDDKLGEELGIESGGKQDPSDDSQERYAVIPFGRTLSRFYSLPGEGNSNHVYMLLEDVVSRFIEDFFPGETIVECQPFRLTRNADVEVQELTPHGLAVNMADVLRARTRADCIRVEIDASVSSEMVEFLISEVDIEPDQLVKLSGPLDLGAFMELATRSGFEQHQYEPWPPLNSPDIPAEETMFDVISQRDVMLFHPYESFEPVVRLIDEAAADPDVIAIKQTLYRISRNSPIIRALKRAVDNGKHVTVLLELKARFDEERNLNQARELESIGAQVIHGVKGLKTHAKVCIIVRREPEGIQRYVHFGTGNYNESTAKIYSDVSLFTTDEDLGVDAIAFFNAISGYSQPPHVYRKIETAPLLLRSAIKEMIDAEAERAANGQNARIKVKLNALTDTVLIESLYKASQAGVKIFLNIRGICCLKPGVPGMSENIRVTSIVDRFLEHARIIYVHHGGDPKVYISSADWMPRNLDHRKELLVPVEDPKCRQRLIHIMRVFERDNVKAATLQPDGSYTYEKSDDDPECRAQEFLYREARHATRGIAKKQRTMFEPHNL, encoded by the coding sequence ATGAGCGAGACAAAATTTTTCGATCGTGAATTGAGTTGGCTGGAATTCAATCAACGGGTACTCAACGAAGCACTGAACGACGAAGTCCCCCTGTTCGAACGACTGAAGTTTCTCGCGATCACGAGTTCGAATCTTGATGAATTCTTCCGCGTTCGTGTCGGAGCGCTCACAACGCTGATTGAGTCAAAGTCGACGTCTGTGGCTCCGTCCGGACTCTCTCCACATCAGCAGCTAGCCGCGGTCCGCGAACGCGTCGACCAGATCATTCGCGATCAATACGATTGTTTTTTGAATGAGCTTGTTCCAGCTCTGCATGATGCAGGAGTGCAGGGCGTTAAGGATGAGTTGCTGAATTCCGAACAGGAAGATCATCTCCGTCAGATTTTCGATCGCGAAGTCCTGTCGGTTCTCACTCCCATGGCTGTCGGGCGAGGTAACCCGTTCCCACTGCTGGCCAATCAGATGATGGCGATGTGTGTCCGGCTCGCACCGATCGAGACGCCGGATGACAAGTTGGGTGAAGAACTCGGCATCGAGAGCGGCGGAAAGCAGGATCCTTCTGACGATTCGCAGGAACGTTACGCGGTGATTCCGTTTGGAAGAACGCTGTCAAGATTCTATTCACTGCCGGGTGAGGGCAACTCGAACCATGTTTACATGCTTTTGGAAGATGTCGTCTCGCGATTTATTGAAGACTTCTTCCCGGGGGAAACGATTGTCGAGTGTCAGCCGTTCCGTCTGACTCGCAACGCCGATGTTGAAGTGCAGGAACTGACGCCGCACGGACTCGCTGTGAATATGGCGGACGTGTTGCGAGCGCGCACGCGGGCAGATTGTATTCGTGTCGAGATCGATGCATCCGTGTCATCGGAGATGGTTGAGTTTCTCATTTCCGAAGTCGATATCGAACCGGATCAACTCGTGAAGCTTTCCGGTCCACTCGACTTGGGAGCATTCATGGAACTCGCCACTCGCAGCGGATTTGAACAGCATCAATACGAACCGTGGCCCCCGCTGAACTCTCCTGACATCCCTGCCGAAGAGACAATGTTTGACGTCATCTCCCAGCGGGACGTCATGCTCTTTCATCCGTATGAAAGCTTTGAACCGGTCGTGCGACTCATTGATGAAGCAGCTGCCGATCCCGATGTGATCGCGATTAAGCAGACCCTTTACCGAATCAGTCGCAACAGCCCGATCATTCGAGCACTTAAGCGAGCTGTCGACAACGGCAAACATGTCACGGTTCTACTTGAGTTGAAAGCCCGTTTCGACGAAGAGCGAAACCTCAATCAGGCCCGCGAACTGGAATCGATCGGTGCACAGGTGATTCACGGGGTGAAGGGGCTGAAGACTCACGCTAAGGTGTGCATCATCGTCCGTCGAGAGCCGGAAGGAATTCAGCGATACGTGCACTTCGGGACCGGAAACTACAACGAGTCGACCGCGAAGATTTACAGCGATGTCTCTTTGTTCACAACTGACGAAGACCTCGGTGTGGACGCGATCGCCTTCTTCAACGCGATCTCCGGATATTCTCAACCGCCGCATGTTTACCGCAAAATCGAAACAGCTCCATTGCTTCTGCGGAGTGCGATCAAAGAAATGATCGATGCCGAAGCGGAGCGGGCAGCGAACGGACAGAATGCCAGAATCAAGGTGAAGCTGAATGCGCTCACGGACACTGTTTTGATTGAGTCGCTTTACAAAGCTTCACAGGCCGGTGTGAAAATCTTTCTCAACATCCGTGGAATCTGCTGCTTGAAACCGGGAGTTCCGGGAATGAGTGAGAACATTCGCGTGACGAGTATTGTCGACAGATTTCTCGAGCACGCCCGCATTATTTACGTGCATCACGGGGGAGATCCGAAGGTCTACATCTCCAGCGCAGACTGGATGCCGCGAAATCTCGATCATCGAAAAGAACTACTCGTCCCGGTCGAAGACCCGAAATGCCGCCAGCGTCTCATCCACATCATGCGAGTCTTTGAACGAGACAACGTGAAAGCAGCGACGCTCCAGCCTGATGGTTCGTACACTTACGAAAAATCGGATGATGATCCGGAATGTCGCGCACAGGAATTTCTCTACCGGGAAGCACGCCACGCGACTCGCGGAATCGCGAAAAAGCAGCGAACCATGTTCGAGCCTCACAATCTCTAG
- a CDS encoding DUF1549 domain-containing protein → MIYRISKTNLMIIAAMMILFASKNLSAEENLAILPSQVSLDGPESSAQLLVQEKNGETLGRQISEEIEWSVADESVVTVSRRGKLTPHADGKTTVTVKSGGHSASIPVEVSGMMSDFRWSFRNDVLPILTKSGCNMGSCHGALAGKGGFRLSLHGYDAETDHFNITKQDRGRRVEFQDPGRSLLLAKPTGAMPHKGGLRIDTDSRDYRILSEWIASGATAPSQDDPMIETIEVIPSRVQLRPGEQQQLLGEAHYHNGTERDVTQWVKWTSTNEAVCTVDQTGRVEIVGPGEGAIVGWFSSKISVARITVPYDNKLPADTFANLSARNFIDKHVNEQLARLNLPPSPQCDDMTFIRRVYLDTIGLPPTTEEVQKFLANTGETKRDDVIEHLLERPEFVDYWSYKWSDVLMLNGTLLRPQAVKTYYEWIHAHVANNTPWDQLVTEILTATGSTFQNGATNFYSLYQTPEDMTENACQAFMGLSIGCAKCHNHPLEKWTNDQYYGMANLFSRVKAKGWGGDSRNGDGLRTVFVSDRGELVQPRTGQPQPPTPLDGEPIPFEKTEDRRVPLAEWMTSPENPYFAKSITNRVWANYFGVGLVESVDDMRSSNPASNEELLAAAAQYLVDEQFNLKSLMRQILQSNTYQRSSLPVEGNEADTRFYSRYFPRRLIAEVIHDSIVQAVDVPTKFDFIGFPGADRQATDFYPLGTRAIQLYDSAVESYFLKTFGRNTRNIVCECERSNEPSMVQVLHMSNGSTINEKLQMTESRVQSLYAQLQNGMSVDTLIDNVYLCCLSRYPQPKERSAFVVIFQDAPAEEQRAIIEDLFWALLTSREFVFNH, encoded by the coding sequence ATGATTTACCGAATTTCGAAAACGAATCTGATGATCATCGCTGCGATGATGATCCTGTTCGCTTCGAAGAACTTGTCCGCCGAAGAGAATCTGGCAATTCTTCCCTCGCAAGTTTCGCTCGACGGCCCTGAATCTTCCGCTCAGCTTCTCGTCCAGGAAAAGAACGGAGAAACTCTCGGCCGGCAAATTTCCGAAGAGATTGAGTGGTCCGTGGCTGACGAATCGGTCGTGACCGTCTCGCGAAGAGGAAAGCTCACTCCGCACGCTGATGGCAAGACAACCGTCACAGTGAAGTCTGGTGGACACTCTGCTTCCATTCCCGTCGAAGTTTCGGGAATGATGTCAGACTTTCGATGGAGCTTCCGAAACGACGTTCTGCCTATTCTGACGAAATCTGGCTGCAACATGGGTTCTTGCCACGGAGCACTCGCTGGCAAGGGAGGCTTTCGGCTTTCACTGCACGGCTACGATGCAGAGACCGACCACTTCAACATTACGAAGCAGGATCGTGGCCGCCGAGTCGAATTCCAGGACCCAGGGCGAAGCTTATTGCTGGCCAAACCAACAGGTGCGATGCCTCACAAAGGGGGCCTGCGAATCGACACCGATTCGCGGGACTACAGAATTCTCTCTGAATGGATTGCATCCGGCGCGACCGCGCCGAGTCAAGACGATCCGATGATCGAGACGATCGAAGTCATCCCGTCTCGCGTACAACTCCGTCCCGGTGAGCAACAACAACTCTTAGGCGAAGCACACTATCACAACGGGACCGAGCGTGATGTCACCCAGTGGGTTAAGTGGACTTCGACCAACGAAGCAGTCTGCACTGTCGACCAAACCGGACGAGTTGAAATTGTCGGACCCGGCGAAGGTGCCATCGTCGGCTGGTTCTCTTCGAAAATTTCCGTCGCACGGATCACCGTGCCGTACGACAACAAACTTCCAGCTGACACGTTTGCCAATCTGAGTGCACGCAATTTCATTGACAAACATGTGAATGAACAGCTCGCGAGACTCAACCTGCCTCCATCACCTCAATGCGATGACATGACGTTCATTCGACGTGTCTATCTCGACACCATCGGGCTTCCACCCACGACCGAAGAGGTCCAGAAATTTCTCGCCAACACAGGCGAAACCAAACGGGACGACGTCATTGAACACCTGCTTGAACGTCCGGAATTTGTGGACTACTGGAGCTACAAATGGTCAGACGTGTTGATGCTGAACGGAACTTTGCTCCGCCCTCAAGCAGTGAAGACTTACTACGAATGGATTCATGCACACGTCGCCAACAACACTCCCTGGGATCAACTCGTCACCGAAATCCTGACTGCGACCGGAAGCACATTCCAGAACGGTGCGACGAATTTTTATTCTCTCTACCAGACGCCGGAAGATATGACCGAGAATGCCTGTCAGGCATTTATGGGGCTGAGTATCGGATGTGCGAAATGCCATAACCACCCGCTCGAAAAATGGACGAACGACCAGTACTACGGGATGGCGAATCTCTTCTCACGCGTCAAAGCCAAAGGTTGGGGTGGTGACTCACGAAATGGGGATGGACTCCGCACGGTCTTCGTCAGCGACCGCGGAGAACTCGTTCAACCGCGAACCGGTCAACCTCAGCCGCCGACCCCGCTCGATGGAGAACCGATTCCGTTCGAGAAAACGGAAGATCGACGAGTTCCACTCGCTGAGTGGATGACGTCGCCTGAAAATCCGTACTTCGCAAAATCGATCACGAATCGCGTCTGGGCAAACTACTTCGGAGTTGGACTCGTTGAATCGGTGGACGACATGCGATCGTCGAACCCCGCCAGCAATGAAGAGCTTCTAGCCGCAGCAGCCCAGTATCTCGTCGATGAACAGTTCAATCTCAAGTCACTGATGCGGCAGATCCTGCAATCGAATACGTATCAGCGATCAAGTCTCCCTGTGGAAGGCAACGAAGCTGACACCCGTTTTTATTCCCGCTACTTCCCCAGACGGCTGATTGCAGAAGTCATTCACGATTCCATCGTGCAGGCGGTCGACGTGCCGACCAAGTTCGATTTCATTGGCTTTCCCGGTGCAGACCGGCAAGCAACTGACTTCTACCCTCTCGGAACGCGAGCCATTCAACTCTATGATTCTGCCGTTGAGTCCTATTTCCTGAAGACCTTTGGACGCAACACACGCAACATTGTTTGTGAGTGTGAACGGTCCAATGAGCCCAGCATGGTTCAGGTTCTGCACATGTCGAACGGATCGACGATCAACGAAAAACTCCAGATGACTGAAAGTCGAGTTCAGTCGCTGTACGCTCAACTTCAAAATGGAATGTCGGTCGACACGTTGATTGACAACGTCTATCTCTGCTGTTTGTCGCGTTATCCTCAGCCCAAAGAACGCTCGGCATTCGTTGTCATTTTCCAGGATGCTCCAGCTGAGGAACAACGAGCCATCATCGAAGACCTTTTCTGGGCACTTCTGACGAGCCGAGAATTTGTGTTCAACCATTAA
- a CDS encoding Gfo/Idh/MocA family oxidoreductase: MSMNRRNFLKSSIATTATVGFGAPYLHGMSKPKTYRTALIGSGWWGTNILKEAIQAGQSKVVALCDVDLAQAEVCADEISAMTADEPNLYQDYREMFDQEEIDIVIIATPDHWHALNTIAALEHGAHVFVEKPTGHTVKESRAIVNVAEQTDRVVQVGLHRRIGPHHVSGMEFLKSGEVGDIGMVRMFVHGGGGQESPTPNSTPPRDLDWDLYCGPAPLRPFNRKIHPGGFRNFLDYANGTLGDWGVHWLDQVLWWTDEKAPKRIYSTGGRPIAGPAVLNDEEQTTDAPDHQTAVYEFESFTATWEHHRFGGRGADRHPFGCFFYGTKGVFHMGWRDGWTFYPAKNGDQPIHTPPQFDNEKDGHNVPPLWRDFLSCIETGNTPVANAEVGHLATNLSLLGMISYKTGRSLDWDGEHEKILNDEEANSMLRREYRGSWSYPTA, from the coding sequence ATGTCTATGAACCGCCGAAACTTTCTGAAGTCGTCGATTGCTACCACTGCGACGGTCGGATTCGGAGCCCCGTATCTGCACGGGATGTCGAAGCCCAAAACTTACCGCACGGCTTTAATCGGTTCAGGGTGGTGGGGAACGAACATCCTCAAAGAAGCGATTCAAGCGGGTCAATCAAAGGTGGTGGCCCTCTGCGATGTTGATCTGGCGCAGGCCGAAGTTTGTGCGGATGAAATCTCAGCAATGACCGCCGATGAACCGAATCTCTATCAGGACTACCGCGAGATGTTTGATCAGGAAGAGATCGACATCGTCATCATTGCCACTCCCGATCACTGGCATGCGTTGAATACAATTGCTGCCCTCGAACATGGAGCTCACGTTTTCGTCGAGAAACCGACCGGCCATACTGTCAAGGAAAGTCGCGCGATCGTCAACGTGGCGGAGCAAACCGATCGAGTCGTTCAAGTCGGACTGCATCGCCGAATTGGACCACACCATGTTTCAGGCATGGAATTTCTGAAGTCGGGCGAGGTGGGAGACATCGGCATGGTCCGCATGTTCGTCCACGGAGGAGGAGGACAGGAATCGCCGACTCCCAACAGCACCCCGCCGCGTGATCTCGACTGGGATTTGTATTGCGGTCCCGCGCCGCTTCGACCGTTCAACAGAAAGATCCATCCGGGGGGATTTCGTAACTTCCTCGATTACGCAAACGGAACTCTGGGAGACTGGGGAGTTCACTGGCTCGACCAAGTTCTATGGTGGACAGACGAGAAAGCTCCCAAGCGAATTTACTCAACCGGCGGGCGTCCCATCGCTGGTCCTGCAGTTTTGAATGATGAGGAACAAACAACTGACGCTCCCGATCATCAGACAGCTGTGTATGAGTTCGAGAGTTTCACTGCCACATGGGAACATCATCGCTTCGGCGGCAGAGGTGCGGACCGACATCCTTTCGGGTGTTTCTTCTATGGCACCAAAGGTGTCTTTCACATGGGCTGGCGTGATGGTTGGACCTTCTACCCAGCCAAAAACGGCGACCAACCGATTCACACTCCTCCACAATTCGACAACGAGAAAGATGGGCACAACGTCCCGCCGCTCTGGCGAGACTTCCTTTCCTGTATTGAAACCGGCAATACTCCCGTCGCTAACGCAGAAGTTGGTCACCTCGCCACGAACCTGTCGTTGCTGGGAATGATCTCTTACAAGACCGGTCGCAGCCTCGACTGGGATGGAGAGCACGAGAAAATCCTCAACGATGAGGAAGCGAACTCGATGCTCCGCCGCGAGTACCGTGGAAGCTGGTCGTACCCAACCGCTTGA
- a CDS encoding alpha/beta hydrolase-fold protein — protein MKSSTLILLVAMTCFAAAPRSSHAAVTSIAEIHQVLHHGDLDAETAKQIADYVRNRYKGQDLSKGTHRVLIQRTENGGGIALWALEAPVTDDVSIVAEKNRRWQMRRLPDTGLWVWAEEFPNFSSVHFRFDVNGKRIGGGREGRFGFESYEWLPESLEQPGTPQGTLTQMPTHTGKTQFPGVKRDWWIYVPAQYEANPDKPAKLIVFNDGGGFIRGEGNACTVLDNLIHLRKIPVMIAVFVNPGTMPSGGSNRSNEYDTCTPRFATFLDEEILPVVREKYTISDDPWDYAICGSSSGASCAFTAAWHRNDLFRRVVSFVGSYCDFRRTSDYPEYGDQHVLNGNEFGPWKTAHDYPALIRKTDPRKQIKVFLQDGENDLDNQLGNWFENNQRMASALNYGGYDYWFVAGQGMHSKKHGMSLLPQILVWLWADSDGQHSSPTTE, from the coding sequence ATGAAATCATCGACATTGATTCTACTCGTTGCGATGACCTGCTTCGCAGCTGCCCCTCGATCCAGTCATGCAGCTGTGACTTCGATTGCCGAGATTCACCAAGTCCTGCATCACGGCGACCTCGATGCGGAGACCGCCAAGCAGATCGCAGACTATGTTCGCAATCGTTACAAGGGACAAGATCTCTCGAAGGGAACGCATCGTGTGCTCATTCAGAGGACCGAAAACGGCGGAGGTATCGCGTTATGGGCTCTCGAAGCTCCCGTAACTGATGATGTCTCCATCGTCGCTGAAAAGAATCGTCGATGGCAAATGCGTCGACTTCCCGATACCGGATTGTGGGTCTGGGCAGAAGAGTTCCCGAATTTTTCTTCGGTCCACTTTCGCTTTGATGTCAACGGAAAACGAATTGGTGGGGGACGAGAAGGACGCTTCGGATTCGAAAGCTACGAGTGGCTTCCAGAGAGTCTCGAACAGCCAGGAACACCCCAAGGCACGCTCACACAGATGCCGACGCACACGGGAAAAACTCAGTTTCCTGGAGTGAAACGCGACTGGTGGATTTATGTTCCCGCTCAGTATGAAGCCAATCCTGACAAACCTGCCAAGCTCATCGTCTTCAATGACGGAGGGGGGTTTATCCGTGGGGAAGGCAACGCCTGCACCGTGCTCGACAATCTCATTCACCTTCGCAAAATCCCCGTGATGATCGCTGTCTTTGTCAATCCTGGCACCATGCCCAGTGGCGGGAGTAATCGAAGCAATGAATACGATACCTGCACTCCTCGTTTTGCAACTTTCCTTGATGAAGAAATTCTTCCCGTCGTTCGAGAGAAGTACACCATTTCTGACGACCCCTGGGATTACGCCATTTGTGGAAGTTCCTCGGGGGCCAGTTGTGCCTTCACTGCCGCCTGGCACCGCAACGATCTCTTTCGCCGCGTTGTTAGCTTTGTTGGAAGCTATTGCGATTTCCGAAGGACCTCGGACTACCCCGAGTATGGCGACCAACATGTGCTTAACGGAAACGAATTTGGCCCGTGGAAGACAGCCCATGACTACCCTGCTCTTATTCGGAAGACGGACCCGCGCAAGCAGATCAAAGTCTTTCTGCAGGATGGCGAAAACGATCTCGATAACCAGCTTGGAAACTGGTTCGAAAACAATCAGCGGATGGCTTCTGCGCTGAATTACGGAGGCTACGACTACTGGTTCGTTGCTGGTCAGGGAATGCATTCGAAGAAGCATGGAATGTCGCTTCTTCCGCAAATTCTCGTCTGGCTCTGGGCAGACTCCGATGGCCAACATTCATCGCCAACGACTGAGTGA